In Felis catus isolate Fca126 chromosome A2, F.catus_Fca126_mat1.0, whole genome shotgun sequence, the following proteins share a genomic window:
- the USP19 gene encoding ubiquitin carboxyl-terminal hydrolase 19 isoform X9: MSGGASTTGPRRGPPGLEEATSKKKQKDRANQESKDGDPRRGSVSSREEQAKEELLLDWRQSADEVIVKLRVGAGPLRLEEVDAAFTDTDCVVRLPGGRQWGGVFYAEIESSCTKVQARKGGLLQLALPKKVPLLTWPSLLKKPLGTQEALPGLRCQENGQEPSPIALEPGPEPRRGKQEARNQKRAQGRGEVGAGAGPGAQAGPSAKRAVHLRRGPDGEGSRDGPGPRGDAPPFLAETATQAEAEEQLRVPPLNPQTCLLGSEENLALLAGEKTVSPRNDPVSPAMARSRDPEKGDRSKEEMAEAADALTLVDGKEPESMVNLAFVKNDSYEKGPDSVVVHVYVKEICRDTSRVLFREQDFTLIFQTRDGNFLRLHPGCGPHTIFRWQVKLRNLIEPEQCTFCFTASRIDICLRKRQSQRWGGLEAPAARGAVGGAKVAVPTGPTPLDSTPPGGAPHPLTGQEEARAVEKEKPKARSEDTGLDGVVARTPMEHVAPKPEPHLASPKPTCMVPPMPHSPVSGDSVEEEEEEEKKVCLPGFTGLVNLGNTCFMNSVIQSLSNTRELRDFFHDRSFEAEINYNNPLGTGGRLAIGFAVLLRALWKGTHHAFQPSKLKAIVASKASQFTGYAQHDAQEFMAFLLDGLHEDLNRIQNKPYTETVDSDGRPDEVVAEEAWQRHKMRNDSFIVDLFQGQYKSKLVCPVCAKVSITFDPFLYLPVPLPQKQKVLPVFYFAREPHSKPIKFLVSISKENSSASEVLESLSQSAHVKPENLRLAEVIKNRFHRVFLPSHSLDTVSPSDTLLCFELLSPELAKERVVVLEVQQRPQVPSIPISKCAACQRKQQSEDEKLKRCTRCYRVGYCNQLCQKTHWPDHKGLCRPENIGYPFLVSVPASRLTYARLAQLLEGYARYSVSVFQPPFQPGRMALESQGTGCTTLLSTSSLEAGDSERDPIQPPELQLVTPVAEGDTGVPRTWAAPDRGSVPSTSGVSSEVLATGPVEVGSLPAGERMSRPEAAVPGYQHPSEAINAHTPQFFIYKIDASNREQRLEDKGDTPLELGEDCSLALVWRNNERLQEFVLVASKELECAEDPGSAGEAARAGHFTLDQCLNLFTRPEVLAPEEAWYCPQCKQHREASKQLLLWRLPNVLIVQLKRFSFRSFIWRDKINDLVEFPVRNLDLSKFCIGQKEEQLPSYDLYAVINHYGGMIGGHYTACARLPNDRSSQRSDVGWRLFDDSTVTTVDESQVVTRYAYVLFYRRRNSPVERPPRAGHSEHHSDLGPAAEAAASQGLGPGQAPEVAPTRTAPERFAPPVDRPAPTYSNMEEVD, translated from the exons ATGTCTGGTGGGGCCAGCACCACGGGCCCAAGGAGAGGTCCCCCAGGACTGGAGGAGGCCACCAGTAAGAAGAAGCAGAAGGATCGAGCAAACCAGGAGAGCAAGGATGGAGATCCTAGGAGAG GGTCAGTGTCCTCTCGGGAGGAGCAGGCCAAAGAGG AGTTGTTGCTTGATTGGAGGCAGAGTGCAGATGAGGTGATTGTCAAGCTGCGTGTGGGAGCGGGTCCCCTGCGGCTGGAGGAGGTGGATGCTGCTTTCACAGACACAGACTGCGTGGTGCGGCTTCCAG GTGGTCGGCAGTGGGGTGGTGTTTTCTATGCTGAGATAGAAAGTTCTTGCACCAAAGTACAAGCCCGCAAGGGTGGCCTCCTGCAGCTGGCACTGCCCAAGAAGGTGCCTCTGCTCACATGGCCCTCTCTTCTG AAGAAACCTCTAGGGACCCAGGAGGCGTTGCCAGGGCTGCGGTGTCAGGAGAATGGGCAGGAGCCATCTCCCATTGCCCTGGAGCCAGGCCCTGAGCCCCGGCGGGGTAAACAGGAGGCCCGGAACCAGAAGAGGGCCCAGGGCCGTGGTGAGGTAGGCGCAGGGGCTGGCCCCGGGGCCCAGGCAGGGCCCAGCGCCAAGAGGGCTGTGCATCTCCGCAGAGGGCCAGATGGGGAAGGGTCCAGAGATGGGCCTGGACCCCGGGGCGATGCCCCCCCCTTCTTGGCtgagacagccacccag GCTGAGGCGGAGGAACAGCTCCGGGTACCACCGCTGAACCCCCAGACCTGCCTTTTGGGTTCAGAGGAGAATCTAGCACTCTTGGCAGGAGAGAAGACCGTGTCCCCCAGGAATGATCCAGTCTCCCCAGCCATGGCTCGGAGCAGAGATCCTGAGAAAGGTGACCGTTCCAAAGAGGAGATGGCAGAGGCAGCAGATGCTCTAACCTTGGTGGATGGtaaag AGCCGGAGTCCATGGTGAACCTGGCATTTGTCAAGAATGACTCATATGAGAAGGGCCCGGATTCAGTGGTGGTGCATGTGTACGTGAAAGAAATCTGCAGGGACACTTCTCGAGTGCTTTTCCGCGAGCAAGATTTCACGCTTATCTTCCAGACCAG GGATGGAAACTTCCTGAGACTACACCCAGGCTGTGGGCCCCATACCATCTTCCGTTGGCAGGTGAAGCTCAG GAACCTGATTGAGCCTGAGCAGTGCACCTTTTGCTTCACGGCCTCTCGAATTGACATCTGCCTCCGAAAGCGGCAAAGTCAGCGCTGggggggcctggaggccccagcTGCACGAG GTGCAGTGGGTGGTGCAAAGGTTGCCGTGCCGACAGGTCCAACCCCTCTGGATTCAACCCCACCGGgaggtgccccccaccctctcACAGGCCAGGAGGAAGCTCGGGCTGTGGAGAAGGAAAAACCCAAGGCTCGATCTGAGGACACGGGGCTGGATGGTGTGGTGGCCCGCACCCCCATGGAGCATGTAGCCCCAAAGCCAGAGCCACACCTAGCCTCG CCCAAGCCCACATGTATGGTGCCTCCAATGCCCCACAGCCCTGTGAGCGGAGATAgtgtggaggaagaagaggaggaagagaagaaggtgtGTTTGCCTGGCTTCACTGGCCTTGTCAACCTAGGCAACACCTGCTTCATGAACAGTGTCATTCAGTCTCTGTCCAATACTCGGGAGCTCCGGGACTTCTTCCACG ACCGCTCCTTTGAGGCTGAGATCAACTACAACAACCCACTGGGGACTGGTGGGCGTCTGGCCATTGGCTTTGCTGTGTTGCTCCGGGCACTGTGGAAGGGCACCCACCATGCCTTCCAGCCTTCCAAGTTGAAG GCCATTGTGGCAAGCAAGGCCAGCCAGTTCACAGGCTATGCGCAGCATGATGCCCAGGAGTTCATGGCTTTCTTGCTGGATGGGCTGCATGAAGACTTGAATCGCATTCAGAACAAGCCCTACACGGAAACTGTGGATTCAGATGGGCGGCCCGATGAG GTGGTGGCTGAAGAAGCATGGCAGCGGCATAAGATGAGGAATGACTCTTTCATCGTAGACCTGTTTCAGGGCCAGTATAAGTCGAAGCTGgtgtgccctgtgtgtgccaAG GTCTCCATCACTTTTGACCCATTCCTCTACCTGCCAGTACCCTTGCCACAGAAGCAGAAGGTTCTCCCCGTCTTCTATTTTGCCCGGGAGCCGCACAGCAAACCCATCAAG TTTCTGGTGAGCATCAGCAAGGAGAACTCCAGTGCAAGTGAAGTGTTGGAATCCCTCTCTCAGAGTGCCCACGTGAAGCCTGAGAACCTGCGTCTAGCTGAG GTGATTAAGAATCGTTTCCACCGTGTATTCCTGCCCTCCCACTCATTGGACACTGTGTCCCCATCTGACACGCTCCTCTGCTTTGAGCTGCTATCCCCAGAGTTGGCTAAGGAGCGGGTGGTGGTGCTAGAGGTGCAGCAG CGCCCCCAGGTGCCCAGCATCCCCATCTCCAAGTGTGCAGCCTGCCAGCGGAAGCAGCAGTCAGAGGACGAGAAGCTGAAGCGCTGTACCCGGTGCTACCGCGTGGGCTACTGCAACCA gCTCTGCCAGAAAACCCACTGGCCTGACCACAAGGGTCTCTGCCGCCCTGAGAACATTGGCTACCCATTTCTGGTCAGTGTACCTGCCTCACGTCTCACTTATGCTCGTCTTGCTCAGCTGCTAGAGGGCTATGCCCG GTATTCTGTGAGTGTATTCCAACCACCCTTCCAGCCTGGCCGCATGGCCTTGGAATCCCAGGGCACTGGCTGTACTACGTTGCTCTCTACTAGCTCCCTGGAGGCTGGGGACAGTGAGAGGGACCCGATTCAGCCGCCTGAGCTCCAGTTGGTGACCCCCGTGGCTGAGGGGGACACAGGGGTCCCTAGGACATGGGCGGCTCCTGATcggggctctgtgcccagcaccagTGGAGTTTCTTCTGAGGTGCTGGCCACTGGGCCTGTTGAAGTTGGCTCCTTGCCTGCTGGTGAGAGGATGTCTCGGCCCGAAG CTGCTGTGCCTGGATATCAGCACCCAAGTGAAGCCATAAATGCCCACACCCCTcagttcttcatctataaaattgacGCATCTAACCGAGAGCAGCGGCTGGAGGACAAAG GAGACACCCCCCTGGAGCTGGGTGAGGACTGCAGCCTGGCTCTAGTGTGGCGGAACAATGAGCGCCTGCAGGAATTTGTGTTGGTAGCCTCCAAAGAGCTGGAGTGTGCTGAGGATCCAGGCTCTGCTGGTGAGGCTGCCCGTGCTGGGCACTTTACTCTGGACCAGTGCCTGAACCTCTTCACTCGGCCTGAGGTGCTGGCGCCTGAGGAGGCTTG GTACTGCCCACAGTGTAAACAACACAGAGAGGCCTCCAAGCAGCTGCTGCTGTGGCGCTTGCCCAACGTACTCATTGTGCAGCTCAAGCGCTTCTCCTTTCGGAGTTTCATTTGGCGTGACAAGATCAACGACCTGGTGGAGTTTCCTGTTCG GAACCTGGACCTGAGCAAGTTTTGCATTGGTCAGAAAGAGGAACAGCTGCCTAGCTACGACCTGTACGCTGTCATCAACCACTACGGAGGCATGATTGGCGGCCACTACACTGCCTGTGCCCGCCTGCCCAATGACCGCAGCAGTCAGCGCAGCGACGTGG GGTGGCGCTTATTTGATGACAGCACGGTGACAACAGTAGACGAGAGCCAGGTCGTGACGCGTTATGCCTATGTACTCTTCTACCGCCGGCGGAACTCTCCTGTGGAGAGGCCCCCCAGGGCAGGTCACTCTGAGCACCACTCAGACCTAGGCCCTGCAGCCGAGGCTGCTGCCAGCCAG GGACTAGGCCCTGGCCAGGCCCCCGAGGTGGCCCCCACGCGGACAGCCCCTGAACGCTTCGCCCCCCCTGTGGACCGCCCAGCCCCCACCTACAGCAACATGGAGGAGGTCGATTAG
- the USP19 gene encoding ubiquitin carboxyl-terminal hydrolase 19 isoform X10: MSGGASTTGPRRGPPGLEEATSKKKQKDRANQESKDGDPRRGSVSSREEQAKEELLLDWRQSADEVIVKLRVGAGPLRLEEVDAAFTDTDCVVRLPGGRQWGGVFYAEIESSCTKVQARKGGLLQLALPKKVPLLTWPSLLKKPLGTQEALPGLRCQENGQEPSPIALEPGPEPRRGKQEARNQKRAQGRGEVGAGAGPGAQAGPSAKRAVHLRRGPDGEGSRDGPGPRGDAPPFLAETATQAEAEEQLRVPPLNPQTCLLGSEENLALLAGEKTVSPRNDPVSPAMARSRDPEKGDRSKEEMAEAADALTLVDEPESMVNLAFVKNDSYEKGPDSVVVHVYVKEICRDTSRVLFREQDFTLIFQTRDGNFLRLHPGCGPHTIFRWQVKLRNLIEPEQCTFCFTASRIDICLRKRQSQRWGGLEAPAARGAVGGAKVAVPTGPTPLDSTPPGGAPHPLTGQEEARAVEKEKPKARSEDTGLDGVVARTPMEHVAPKPEPHLASPKPTCMVPPMPHSPVSGDSVEEEEEEEKKVCLPGFTGLVNLGNTCFMNSVIQSLSNTRELRDFFHDRSFEAEINYNNPLGTGGRLAIGFAVLLRALWKGTHHAFQPSKLKAIVASKASQFTGYAQHDAQEFMAFLLDGLHEDLNRIQNKPYTETVDSDGRPDEVVAEEAWQRHKMRNDSFIVDLFQGQYKSKLVCPVCAKVSITFDPFLYLPVPLPQKQKVLPVFYFAREPHSKPIKFLVSISKENSSASEVLESLSQSAHVKPENLRLAEVIKNRFHRVFLPSHSLDTVSPSDTLLCFELLSPELAKERVVVLEVQQRPQVPSIPISKCAACQRKQQSEDEKLKRCTRCYRVGYCNQLCQKTHWPDHKGLCRPENIGYPFLVSVPASRLTYARLAQLLEGYARYSVSVFQPPFQPGRMALESQGTGCTTLLSTSSLEAGDSERDPIQPPELQLVTPVAEGDTGVPRTWAAPDRGSVPSTSGVSSEVLATGPVEVGSLPAGERMSRPEAAVPGYQHPSEAINAHTPQFFIYKIDASNREQRLEDKGDTPLELGEDCSLALVWRNNERLQEFVLVASKELECAEDPGSAGEAARAGHFTLDQCLNLFTRPEVLAPEEAWYCPQCKQHREASKQLLLWRLPNVLIVQLKRFSFRSFIWRDKINDLVEFPVRNLDLSKFCIGQKEEQLPSYDLYAVINHYGGMIGGHYTACARLPNDRSSQRSDVGWRLFDDSTVTTVDESQVVTRYAYVLFYRRRNSPVERPPRAGHSEHHSDLGPAAEAAASQGLGPGQAPEVAPTRTAPERFAPPVDRPAPTYSNMEEVD, translated from the exons ATGTCTGGTGGGGCCAGCACCACGGGCCCAAGGAGAGGTCCCCCAGGACTGGAGGAGGCCACCAGTAAGAAGAAGCAGAAGGATCGAGCAAACCAGGAGAGCAAGGATGGAGATCCTAGGAGAG GGTCAGTGTCCTCTCGGGAGGAGCAGGCCAAAGAGG AGTTGTTGCTTGATTGGAGGCAGAGTGCAGATGAGGTGATTGTCAAGCTGCGTGTGGGAGCGGGTCCCCTGCGGCTGGAGGAGGTGGATGCTGCTTTCACAGACACAGACTGCGTGGTGCGGCTTCCAG GTGGTCGGCAGTGGGGTGGTGTTTTCTATGCTGAGATAGAAAGTTCTTGCACCAAAGTACAAGCCCGCAAGGGTGGCCTCCTGCAGCTGGCACTGCCCAAGAAGGTGCCTCTGCTCACATGGCCCTCTCTTCTG AAGAAACCTCTAGGGACCCAGGAGGCGTTGCCAGGGCTGCGGTGTCAGGAGAATGGGCAGGAGCCATCTCCCATTGCCCTGGAGCCAGGCCCTGAGCCCCGGCGGGGTAAACAGGAGGCCCGGAACCAGAAGAGGGCCCAGGGCCGTGGTGAGGTAGGCGCAGGGGCTGGCCCCGGGGCCCAGGCAGGGCCCAGCGCCAAGAGGGCTGTGCATCTCCGCAGAGGGCCAGATGGGGAAGGGTCCAGAGATGGGCCTGGACCCCGGGGCGATGCCCCCCCCTTCTTGGCtgagacagccacccag GCTGAGGCGGAGGAACAGCTCCGGGTACCACCGCTGAACCCCCAGACCTGCCTTTTGGGTTCAGAGGAGAATCTAGCACTCTTGGCAGGAGAGAAGACCGTGTCCCCCAGGAATGATCCAGTCTCCCCAGCCATGGCTCGGAGCAGAGATCCTGAGAAAGGTGACCGTTCCAAAGAGGAGATGGCAGAGGCAGCAGATGCTCTAACCTTGGTGGATG AGCCGGAGTCCATGGTGAACCTGGCATTTGTCAAGAATGACTCATATGAGAAGGGCCCGGATTCAGTGGTGGTGCATGTGTACGTGAAAGAAATCTGCAGGGACACTTCTCGAGTGCTTTTCCGCGAGCAAGATTTCACGCTTATCTTCCAGACCAG GGATGGAAACTTCCTGAGACTACACCCAGGCTGTGGGCCCCATACCATCTTCCGTTGGCAGGTGAAGCTCAG GAACCTGATTGAGCCTGAGCAGTGCACCTTTTGCTTCACGGCCTCTCGAATTGACATCTGCCTCCGAAAGCGGCAAAGTCAGCGCTGggggggcctggaggccccagcTGCACGAG GTGCAGTGGGTGGTGCAAAGGTTGCCGTGCCGACAGGTCCAACCCCTCTGGATTCAACCCCACCGGgaggtgccccccaccctctcACAGGCCAGGAGGAAGCTCGGGCTGTGGAGAAGGAAAAACCCAAGGCTCGATCTGAGGACACGGGGCTGGATGGTGTGGTGGCCCGCACCCCCATGGAGCATGTAGCCCCAAAGCCAGAGCCACACCTAGCCTCG CCCAAGCCCACATGTATGGTGCCTCCAATGCCCCACAGCCCTGTGAGCGGAGATAgtgtggaggaagaagaggaggaagagaagaaggtgtGTTTGCCTGGCTTCACTGGCCTTGTCAACCTAGGCAACACCTGCTTCATGAACAGTGTCATTCAGTCTCTGTCCAATACTCGGGAGCTCCGGGACTTCTTCCACG ACCGCTCCTTTGAGGCTGAGATCAACTACAACAACCCACTGGGGACTGGTGGGCGTCTGGCCATTGGCTTTGCTGTGTTGCTCCGGGCACTGTGGAAGGGCACCCACCATGCCTTCCAGCCTTCCAAGTTGAAG GCCATTGTGGCAAGCAAGGCCAGCCAGTTCACAGGCTATGCGCAGCATGATGCCCAGGAGTTCATGGCTTTCTTGCTGGATGGGCTGCATGAAGACTTGAATCGCATTCAGAACAAGCCCTACACGGAAACTGTGGATTCAGATGGGCGGCCCGATGAG GTGGTGGCTGAAGAAGCATGGCAGCGGCATAAGATGAGGAATGACTCTTTCATCGTAGACCTGTTTCAGGGCCAGTATAAGTCGAAGCTGgtgtgccctgtgtgtgccaAG GTCTCCATCACTTTTGACCCATTCCTCTACCTGCCAGTACCCTTGCCACAGAAGCAGAAGGTTCTCCCCGTCTTCTATTTTGCCCGGGAGCCGCACAGCAAACCCATCAAG TTTCTGGTGAGCATCAGCAAGGAGAACTCCAGTGCAAGTGAAGTGTTGGAATCCCTCTCTCAGAGTGCCCACGTGAAGCCTGAGAACCTGCGTCTAGCTGAG GTGATTAAGAATCGTTTCCACCGTGTATTCCTGCCCTCCCACTCATTGGACACTGTGTCCCCATCTGACACGCTCCTCTGCTTTGAGCTGCTATCCCCAGAGTTGGCTAAGGAGCGGGTGGTGGTGCTAGAGGTGCAGCAG CGCCCCCAGGTGCCCAGCATCCCCATCTCCAAGTGTGCAGCCTGCCAGCGGAAGCAGCAGTCAGAGGACGAGAAGCTGAAGCGCTGTACCCGGTGCTACCGCGTGGGCTACTGCAACCA gCTCTGCCAGAAAACCCACTGGCCTGACCACAAGGGTCTCTGCCGCCCTGAGAACATTGGCTACCCATTTCTGGTCAGTGTACCTGCCTCACGTCTCACTTATGCTCGTCTTGCTCAGCTGCTAGAGGGCTATGCCCG GTATTCTGTGAGTGTATTCCAACCACCCTTCCAGCCTGGCCGCATGGCCTTGGAATCCCAGGGCACTGGCTGTACTACGTTGCTCTCTACTAGCTCCCTGGAGGCTGGGGACAGTGAGAGGGACCCGATTCAGCCGCCTGAGCTCCAGTTGGTGACCCCCGTGGCTGAGGGGGACACAGGGGTCCCTAGGACATGGGCGGCTCCTGATcggggctctgtgcccagcaccagTGGAGTTTCTTCTGAGGTGCTGGCCACTGGGCCTGTTGAAGTTGGCTCCTTGCCTGCTGGTGAGAGGATGTCTCGGCCCGAAG CTGCTGTGCCTGGATATCAGCACCCAAGTGAAGCCATAAATGCCCACACCCCTcagttcttcatctataaaattgacGCATCTAACCGAGAGCAGCGGCTGGAGGACAAAG GAGACACCCCCCTGGAGCTGGGTGAGGACTGCAGCCTGGCTCTAGTGTGGCGGAACAATGAGCGCCTGCAGGAATTTGTGTTGGTAGCCTCCAAAGAGCTGGAGTGTGCTGAGGATCCAGGCTCTGCTGGTGAGGCTGCCCGTGCTGGGCACTTTACTCTGGACCAGTGCCTGAACCTCTTCACTCGGCCTGAGGTGCTGGCGCCTGAGGAGGCTTG GTACTGCCCACAGTGTAAACAACACAGAGAGGCCTCCAAGCAGCTGCTGCTGTGGCGCTTGCCCAACGTACTCATTGTGCAGCTCAAGCGCTTCTCCTTTCGGAGTTTCATTTGGCGTGACAAGATCAACGACCTGGTGGAGTTTCCTGTTCG GAACCTGGACCTGAGCAAGTTTTGCATTGGTCAGAAAGAGGAACAGCTGCCTAGCTACGACCTGTACGCTGTCATCAACCACTACGGAGGCATGATTGGCGGCCACTACACTGCCTGTGCCCGCCTGCCCAATGACCGCAGCAGTCAGCGCAGCGACGTGG GGTGGCGCTTATTTGATGACAGCACGGTGACAACAGTAGACGAGAGCCAGGTCGTGACGCGTTATGCCTATGTACTCTTCTACCGCCGGCGGAACTCTCCTGTGGAGAGGCCCCCCAGGGCAGGTCACTCTGAGCACCACTCAGACCTAGGCCCTGCAGCCGAGGCTGCTGCCAGCCAG GGACTAGGCCCTGGCCAGGCCCCCGAGGTGGCCCCCACGCGGACAGCCCCTGAACGCTTCGCCCCCCCTGTGGACCGCCCAGCCCCCACCTACAGCAACATGGAGGAGGTCGATTAG